The following proteins are encoded in a genomic region of Bacillus sp. FJAT-22090:
- a CDS encoding YesL family protein translates to MELTGWRGTIFRYLDLAMKLAYLNILWGVGIVIGAGVVGFFPSSVAMFSVLRKWMHGDDIEINIFSHFKDEYRKEFINANLYGYAWTFLGLVIYVDLLFFRGISTLWGLLISFFFFILGCIYVVALLYALPIYVHYKLNFKQYFKNCLLIVLSNPLYSVLMVLGFYFPYYFMIKIPGLLPFFGGSLICFILMTISSKVFILFEGNKRTN, encoded by the coding sequence ATGGAACTTACTGGATGGAGGGGCACTATATTTCGTTACTTGGACTTAGCTATGAAACTTGCATATCTTAATATTCTGTGGGGTGTGGGAATAGTGATAGGGGCAGGGGTTGTTGGCTTCTTTCCTTCTAGTGTAGCAATGTTTTCGGTCCTAAGAAAGTGGATGCATGGTGATGATATCGAAATTAACATATTTTCGCATTTTAAAGACGAGTACCGCAAGGAATTTATTAACGCAAACTTATATGGGTATGCATGGACTTTTTTAGGGCTAGTCATATATGTAGATTTGCTGTTTTTTCGGGGTATTTCAACACTATGGGGCCTTTTAATTTCCTTTTTCTTTTTTATTCTTGGTTGTATTTATGTTGTAGCCTTACTTTATGCTCTTCCGATTTATGTCCATTATAAACTTAATTTTAAGCAATATTTTAAAAACTGTTTACTTATTGTCCTTTCCAACCCTCTCTACTCAGTGCTGATGGTGCTAGGTTTTTACTTTCCGTATTATTTTATGATTAAAATTCCGGGATTGCTTCCTTTTTTTGGTGGTAGTCTGATTTGTTTTATATTAATGACTATTTCAAGCAAAGTGTTTATCCTTTTTGAAGGAAATAAAAGAACAAATTAA
- a CDS encoding heparinase II/III domain-containing protein, with the protein MEIREIKARVEKNEFSDIWKNTIKLAESYIVEQGFTLSYPSCSVTLDITLPLKQLEPIGDPLGYTDYPFWTMFSRAIEERINVLAFAYGMTKEIRFANKVKAYLIELSSFTRWFEFPHRGSEGNLSNAHFTIGAAIGYDAIYSTLSMNEKRTIRDAIFTKGLQPFIKDFNNHDSHNIIASKKVAMFIGSLAIYDSDNKDELKPFLLNAYSYLRDYLDNRMKDSDVEGLLYLNVAARHILMAADIFFRSTGDDALLKHSYFNFLPDVFIYMLGTGGKTSFANFSDSFYSLDISFTMAILASKNQNRLASWYINKFSNSKLETLIHTNGIPDPIEPEIYYKNKYANMFSRIGWAALRSGWKEVDHLLAFNSSQSAKDHNHYDQNNFILHVAGEWLITNPGYQDYVEGSRRDFTIGTVGHNSMLMNGVGQTQMGSSKFVDWYTSANFSYVIGDATHAYDASVSKWERKILHVDKSYFILVDKLVKEKADSIPSFLYHTTSPIFANEKILMPGEKTEENRIDFRGEIASVSLYICYPHQTIKSIEQYEGAEEYGSYLSVVPSEKEKMQYLITMLVPKVSKSDISYSMNSNRPFFQMQVSRISEGITDYILINEDRKSALQITDNGVICLHGEQGWVSFHLTDNSPSKFSLMNGSFLKVKDDTFIKSTEKMNISGYFEETEAMLQIELHKVTQIFIKTAPPTKICINGEEEKGKYDVFYNTKQGLLEFNLKNGTYNVDLFF; encoded by the coding sequence ATGGAAATAAGAGAAATTAAAGCTCGAGTGGAGAAAAACGAATTTAGTGACATTTGGAAAAATACTATAAAATTGGCGGAGTCATATATTGTAGAACAAGGTTTTACTTTGTCCTATCCAAGCTGTTCTGTAACGTTGGATATCACTTTACCTCTGAAGCAATTAGAGCCTATTGGCGACCCCCTTGGATATACTGATTACCCTTTTTGGACTATGTTTTCTCGCGCAATTGAGGAAAGAATCAATGTTTTAGCATTTGCCTATGGAATGACTAAGGAAATAAGGTTTGCTAATAAGGTGAAGGCGTACCTTATTGAATTATCTTCTTTTACTAGATGGTTTGAATTTCCGCATAGGGGTTCAGAGGGAAATTTAAGTAATGCTCATTTCACAATAGGAGCAGCAATCGGGTATGATGCAATTTATAGCACGTTATCTATGAACGAAAAAAGAACAATTAGGGATGCTATATTTACAAAAGGTCTACAACCATTTATAAAGGATTTTAACAATCATGACAGTCATAATATTATTGCTTCAAAAAAAGTGGCAATGTTTATTGGTTCACTTGCCATATATGATAGCGATAATAAGGATGAACTCAAGCCTTTTTTGTTAAACGCCTATAGCTATCTAAGAGATTATTTAGATAATAGGATGAAGGATTCTGATGTTGAAGGTTTGTTGTATTTGAATGTAGCCGCACGACATATTTTAATGGCTGCAGATATTTTTTTCCGTTCTACCGGAGATGATGCGTTACTGAAGCATTCGTATTTTAATTTTCTGCCAGATGTTTTTATTTACATGCTTGGAACAGGAGGAAAAACGAGCTTTGCTAATTTTTCGGATTCTTTTTACAGCTTGGATATTTCCTTTACAATGGCAATTTTAGCATCCAAAAATCAAAATCGTCTTGCTAGCTGGTACATAAATAAATTCTCAAATAGTAAATTGGAAACATTGATCCATACAAATGGCATTCCTGACCCAATAGAACCAGAAATTTATTATAAGAATAAATATGCTAATATGTTTTCTAGGATTGGCTGGGCTGCTCTTCGAAGTGGTTGGAAAGAGGTAGATCACCTCTTGGCTTTTAATTCAAGTCAATCAGCCAAAGACCATAACCATTATGATCAAAATAATTTTATATTACATGTTGCAGGCGAATGGTTAATAACGAATCCTGGATATCAGGATTATGTAGAAGGTTCTAGAAGAGACTTTACTATTGGAACTGTTGGACATAATAGCATGCTTATGAATGGTGTAGGACAAACACAAATGGGTAGCAGTAAGTTTGTAGATTGGTATACTTCCGCAAACTTTTCCTACGTTATTGGTGATGCAACGCACGCTTATGATGCAAGTGTCTCAAAATGGGAAAGAAAAATTTTACACGTAGACAAAAGCTATTTTATTCTGGTTGATAAGTTAGTGAAGGAAAAAGCAGATAGCATTCCTAGTTTTCTATATCATACAACTTCTCCCATATTCGCAAATGAAAAGATATTAATGCCGGGAGAAAAAACAGAAGAAAACAGGATAGATTTTAGAGGTGAAATAGCTTCAGTATCTCTGTACATTTGCTATCCCCACCAAACAATTAAGAGTATTGAGCAATATGAAGGAGCAGAGGAGTACGGATCATATCTTTCAGTGGTACCTAGTGAGAAGGAAAAGATGCAATACCTAATCACTATGCTTGTTCCCAAAGTTTCAAAAAGTGATATCTCTTATTCAATGAATAGTAATAGACCATTTTTTCAAATGCAAGTTAGCCGTATAAGTGAGGGCATTACTGATTATATCCTTATAAATGAAGATAGGAAAAGTGCCTTACAAATTACGGATAATGGAGTGATTTGTCTTCATGGAGAACAGGGATGGGTTTCATTTCATCTAACCGATAACTCTCCAAGTAAATTTTCACTAATGAATGGTAGCTTTCTGAAGGTGAAGGATGACACTTTTATTAAATCGACAGAGAAGATGAATATCTCCGGCTATTTTGAGGAAACAGAGGCAATGCTGCAAATTGAACTTCATAAAGTTACTCAAATTTTTATAAAAACTGCTCCTCCTACAAAGATATGTATTAATGGTGAGGAGGAAAAGGGTAAATACGATGTTTTCTATAATACAAAACAAGGCTTGCTAGAATTTAATTTGAAGAATGGAACGTATAACGTCGATTTATTCTTTTGA
- a CDS encoding extracellular solute-binding protein: MLKRKSEFENRYNKFIHALKDEIIAGKIKPGEFILPENTLSKVYELSRVSIRKALAELVDEGLIEKIPGKGNRVTIPNETQKQTITLGWFSNSYEIEIIRQIIRRFEQLNPFTKVNLRILPNSQYVYNLTQSLEHENGPDVFIVSDYHFRELMETNRLDILEPYLPEHIDPEKDSYQKVFEMFSVDQEIPVTPFVFSPVMICYNRRMFEEAGISKDFKMENWNDLLELARRTTRGLNNNSLINEYGFCFSSSTNRWPVFLLQNDGKFMEDDLSNSIMNSKENSEALNFCGDLMYKHQVSPIFSHGSNELAENLFMREGAAMILTTYYFMNEFRDHKIKWDVLPPPKKKVPASLLLGGALGISASSNIKEAAQAFVSFMVSTEAQTLIKQNGCTIPMLRFVAEDNNLLQPGIHPENYNAFKDVMKSVHTIRDLNLTIDEFELVEREMQFFWANMEKADETCKRIEDLINQKQATVKK; the protein is encoded by the coding sequence TTGCTAAAGCGTAAAAGTGAATTTGAAAACCGCTACAATAAGTTTATCCATGCTCTAAAAGACGAAATAATAGCAGGGAAAATTAAACCTGGGGAATTTATTCTTCCTGAAAATACATTAAGTAAGGTGTATGAATTAAGTAGAGTATCCATAAGGAAGGCCTTGGCCGAGCTAGTCGATGAAGGTCTTATTGAAAAAATACCTGGAAAAGGCAATAGAGTTACTATTCCTAATGAAACACAAAAACAGACGATTACTCTCGGTTGGTTTTCGAATTCCTATGAAATTGAAATTATTAGACAGATTATTAGACGTTTTGAACAACTTAATCCTTTTACTAAAGTAAATCTTCGAATATTACCAAATAGTCAATACGTATACAATCTGACACAATCCCTTGAACATGAAAATGGACCGGATGTATTTATTGTTTCTGATTATCATTTCCGTGAGCTGATGGAAACGAATCGTTTGGATATTCTGGAGCCTTATTTGCCTGAACACATTGATCCAGAGAAGGATAGCTATCAAAAAGTATTTGAAATGTTTTCAGTTGATCAGGAAATTCCTGTAACGCCATTTGTGTTTTCACCAGTTATGATCTGCTACAACCGACGAATGTTTGAGGAAGCTGGTATTTCAAAGGATTTCAAGATGGAAAATTGGAATGACTTACTTGAACTGGCACGCCGGACAACGAGAGGTTTAAATAATAACAGTTTAATAAATGAATATGGCTTTTGCTTTTCGTCTTCCACTAATCGTTGGCCAGTATTTCTCTTGCAAAATGATGGAAAATTTATGGAAGATGATCTGTCCAATTCGATCATGAATAGTAAAGAAAATAGTGAAGCTCTAAATTTCTGTGGTGATTTAATGTATAAGCATCAAGTCTCTCCAATATTCTCTCATGGCAGTAATGAGTTAGCTGAAAATCTTTTTATGCGTGAAGGTGCTGCAATGATCTTAACCACCTATTACTTTATGAATGAATTTAGAGATCACAAGATTAAATGGGATGTTCTTCCACCACCTAAAAAAAAGGTGCCGGCAAGTCTTCTCCTAGGTGGTGCTCTAGGAATTAGTGCAAGTAGCAATATAAAAGAAGCTGCACAGGCTTTTGTAAGTTTTATGGTCAGTACGGAAGCACAAACTCTAATAAAGCAAAACGGCTGTACAATTCCAATGCTTCGCTTTGTTGCGGAAGATAATAATTTACTACAACCTGGAATACATCCAGAAAACTATAATGCTTTTAAAGATGTAATGAAGAGTGTGCATACAATTAGAGATCTTAATTTGACGATCGATGAGTTTGAGTTAGTTGAACGTGAAATGCAATTCTTTTGGGCTAATATGGAAAAAGCTGACGAAACGTGTAAAAGAATTGAAGACTTAATAAATCAAAAACAAGCAACTGTTAAGAAGTAA
- a CDS encoding dienelactone hydrolase family protein: MYTLRTLEKEGAPPLLRNVNDSNDWMKKRTTILNDWLNCIGGIPPLVKTNKKIISWEVYADYYLIRIRYASVYNDWVPANLLIPKSIEQDELRKESDVINLLHANNINKFPAVIALHPTSDNGKEDISSSSGRENRKYALELVKRGYIVLAPDTITAGERVHQNEKPFQTASFYKSHPEWSAVAKMIVDHQQGISLLEELTIVEHSKIGAIGHSLGGYNSYFLATVDKRIKAVICSCGFSLFEQDPEIHRWGRREWFTHLPKVSDYLDDGNVPFEFHEIAALVAPTPFFLWMGQNDKIFPHWKPAAVGLVELNSLYDWLGEGEKIKYLIGNSGHDFPFEIRQIAYSFLDYWLCKK; the protein is encoded by the coding sequence ATGTATACATTAAGAACATTAGAAAAAGAGGGTGCACCCCCTTTATTACGAAACGTAAATGACTCGAATGATTGGATGAAGAAAAGAACCACCATATTGAATGATTGGCTGAATTGTATAGGCGGTATTCCCCCTTTAGTAAAAACCAACAAAAAGATTATCTCTTGGGAGGTTTACGCTGACTATTACTTAATCAGGATTAGGTATGCCTCTGTCTATAATGATTGGGTACCCGCAAACCTGTTAATACCAAAATCCATTGAACAAGACGAGTTAAGAAAAGAGAGCGATGTTATAAACTTATTACATGCTAATAACATAAATAAGTTCCCGGCAGTTATTGCTTTGCACCCAACGAGTGATAACGGAAAGGAAGATATAAGCTCCTCAAGCGGAAGAGAAAACAGAAAATATGCTCTAGAGCTTGTTAAAAGAGGTTATATTGTTTTAGCCCCTGACACTATTACTGCAGGAGAAAGAGTCCACCAAAACGAAAAGCCATTTCAAACTGCTTCTTTTTATAAAAGTCATCCAGAATGGTCCGCGGTAGCCAAAATGATTGTAGACCATCAACAAGGAATAAGCTTGTTGGAAGAGCTAACTATAGTAGAACATTCAAAGATTGGTGCAATAGGTCATTCTCTTGGGGGTTATAATAGCTACTTTTTAGCTACTGTTGATAAAAGAATAAAAGCTGTCATTTGCAGTTGTGGATTCTCGCTATTTGAACAAGACCCTGAGATACATCGTTGGGGTAGAAGAGAATGGTTCACCCATTTACCTAAAGTGAGTGATTATCTAGATGATGGAAATGTACCATTTGAGTTTCATGAAATTGCTGCCCTTGTTGCCCCAACCCCATTTTTTTTATGGATGGGTCAAAACGATAAAATATTTCCACATTGGAAGCCAGCAGCAGTAGGTTTAGTTGAACTAAATTCTTTATATGATTGGTTGGGGGAAGGTGAAAAAATAAAATATCTTATAGGAAACTCTGGACATGATTTTCCGTTTGAGATCCGTCAAATTGCCTATTCATTTCTTGATTATTGGTTGTGTAAAAAATGA